The following are encoded in a window of Paramormyrops kingsleyae isolate MSU_618 chromosome 12, PKINGS_0.4, whole genome shotgun sequence genomic DNA:
- the LOC111852110 gene encoding aminoacyl tRNA synthase complex-interacting multifunctional protein 1-like isoform X2: MEQKTNDADQIMEYFKQQVLLLKEKALLQASVREEKKLLVENAKLKNDIEDLKRLLLEKQKSRAAVQAAAPAERTPSQGAPSVATAPPQKDGEGRRRRAARRGVKEERRAGAPGLARPLGLAGDIEVDVSRLDVRVGRILMATRHPDADSLYVGEVDVGEETPRTLVSGLAKHVALEEMQGRMAVLLCNLRPSRMRGVLSQAMLLCAASPEKLEILGPPAGAAPGDRVTIPGFSGEPDRELNPKKRLWERTQTELRVDDRGVATYRGRALEVRGRGACRAQTMSSCAIK; encoded by the exons ATGGAGCAGAAGACCAATGATGCTGATCAAATCATGGAGTACTTCAAGCAGCAAGTGCTGCTGCTTAAGGAGAAAGCTT TGTTACAGGCGTCTGTGCGCGAGGAGAAGAAGCTCCTGGTGGAAAACGCCAAGCTGAAGAACGACATCGAGGACCTGAAGAGGCTCCTGCTGGAGAAGCAGAAGAGCAGAGCAG CTGTACAGGCAGCTGCCCCTGCGGAGAGGACCCCCAGCCAGGGAGCCCCCAGTGTcgccaccgcccccccccagaaagATGGCGAGGGCAGGAGGAGGCGAGCTGCCAGGAGAG GAGTGAAAGAGGAGCGCAGGGCGGGGGCCCCGGGCCTGGCGAGGCCCCTGGGCTTGGCAGGGGACATCGAGGTAGACGTGTCACGGCTGGACGTCCGCGTGGGTCGTATCCTGATGGCCACCAGGCACCCGGACGCTGACAGCCTGTATGTGGGGGAGGTGGACGTGGGCGAGGAGACACCCCGCACTCTGGTCAGCGGCCTGGCAAAGCACGTGGCCCTGGAGGAG ATGCAGGGCCGCATGGCAGTCCTCCTTTGTAACCTGCGACCTTCCCGGATGCGGGGTGTGCTGTCTCAGGCAATGCTGCTGTGCGCCGCTTCCCCGGAGAAGCTGGAGATTCTGGGGCCGCCCGCCGGAGCCGCCCCTGGGGACAGGGTGACCATCCCTGGCTTCTCTG GTGAACCGGACCGGGAACTAAACCCCAAGAAGAGGCTGTGGGAGCGGACACAGACGGAGCTGCGTGTGGATGACAGGGGTGTGGCCACCTATAGAGGGCGGGCCCTCGAGGTCCGGGGCCGAGGCGCATGCAGGGCACAGACCATGAGCAGCTGTGCCATCAAGTAG
- the LOC111852110 gene encoding aminoacyl tRNA synthase complex-interacting multifunctional protein 1-like isoform X1: MMLIKSWSTSSSKCCCLRRKLVGECRARTRCMLLLKEKALLQASVREEKKLLVENAKLKNDIEDLKRLLLEKQKSRAAVQAAAPAERTPSQGAPSVATAPPQKDGEGRRRRAARRGVKEERRAGAPGLARPLGLAGDIEVDVSRLDVRVGRILMATRHPDADSLYVGEVDVGEETPRTLVSGLAKHVALEEMQGRMAVLLCNLRPSRMRGVLSQAMLLCAASPEKLEILGPPAGAAPGDRVTIPGFSGEPDRELNPKKRLWERTQTELRVDDRGVATYRGRALEVRGRGACRAQTMSSCAIK; this comes from the exons ATGATGCTGATCAAATCATGGAGTACTTCAAGCAGCAAGTGCTGCTGCTTAAGGAGAAAGCTTGTAGGGGAATGCAGAGCTCGGACACGCTGCATGCTGCTGCTTAAGGAGAAAGCTT TGTTACAGGCGTCTGTGCGCGAGGAGAAGAAGCTCCTGGTGGAAAACGCCAAGCTGAAGAACGACATCGAGGACCTGAAGAGGCTCCTGCTGGAGAAGCAGAAGAGCAGAGCAG CTGTACAGGCAGCTGCCCCTGCGGAGAGGACCCCCAGCCAGGGAGCCCCCAGTGTcgccaccgcccccccccagaaagATGGCGAGGGCAGGAGGAGGCGAGCTGCCAGGAGAG GAGTGAAAGAGGAGCGCAGGGCGGGGGCCCCGGGCCTGGCGAGGCCCCTGGGCTTGGCAGGGGACATCGAGGTAGACGTGTCACGGCTGGACGTCCGCGTGGGTCGTATCCTGATGGCCACCAGGCACCCGGACGCTGACAGCCTGTATGTGGGGGAGGTGGACGTGGGCGAGGAGACACCCCGCACTCTGGTCAGCGGCCTGGCAAAGCACGTGGCCCTGGAGGAG ATGCAGGGCCGCATGGCAGTCCTCCTTTGTAACCTGCGACCTTCCCGGATGCGGGGTGTGCTGTCTCAGGCAATGCTGCTGTGCGCCGCTTCCCCGGAGAAGCTGGAGATTCTGGGGCCGCCCGCCGGAGCCGCCCCTGGGGACAGGGTGACCATCCCTGGCTTCTCTG GTGAACCGGACCGGGAACTAAACCCCAAGAAGAGGCTGTGGGAGCGGACACAGACGGAGCTGCGTGTGGATGACAGGGGTGTGGCCACCTATAGAGGGCGGGCCCTCGAGGTCCGGGGCCGAGGCGCATGCAGGGCACAGACCATGAGCAGCTGTGCCATCAAGTAG
- the LOC111852112 gene encoding GTPase IMAP family member GIMD1, producing the protein MSCPSPSSGAGCTDLRLDVLLLGGPQSGKSATGNTLLGSRDFPSRLSPGAVTTECRLQRQVMPAFLRRQGRQAALHLSVLDTPAYPNLLLSPEEVKHTVAHAVEQGFKGGPHVLLLVLRADTPPCDAAGQLTRFAEDLFGPEWRGHTLLALSHGDRVDQAHLGSTEYLMQASGAFQALLETVERRHHFVDNSAAWLRTEGRPLLEKLVLLTRKNKYRGLQLKSV; encoded by the exons ATGAGCTGCCCATCACCTTCCTCTGGGGCTGGGTGTACGGACCTGCGGCTCGACGTCCTGCTGCTGGGAGGCCCCCAGAGCGGGAAGAGTGCCACGGGGAACACGCTGCTGGGCAGCCGTGACTTCCCCAGCCGGCTGTCCCCCGGCGCCGTCACCACTGAGTGCAGGCTCCAGCGCCAGGTCATGCCCGCCTTCCTGCGCCGGCAGGGGCGCCAGGCAGCGCTGCACCTCTCCGTGCTGGACACCCCCGCCTACCCCAACCTTCTGCTGAGCCCGGAGGAGGTGAAGCACACTGTGGCCCACGCTGTGGAGCAGGGGTTCAAGGGCGGCCCCCATGtcctgctgctggtgctgcgggCCGACACTCCCCCCTGTGACGCCGCGGGCCAGCTGACGCGCTTCGCTGAG GATCTCTTTGGCCCCGAGTGGAGAGGACACACCCTGCTGGCGCTCAGCCACGGCGACCGCGTGGACCAGGCCCATCTCGGGTCCACCGAGTACCTCATGCAGGCTTCCGGCGCCTTCCAGGCCCTGCTGGAAACTGTAGAACGCCGACACCACTTTGTGGACAACTCAGCAGCCTGGCTGCGTACAGAGGGACGACCCCTGCTGGAAAAACTGGTGCTGCTCACCAGGAAAAACAAATACAGAGGACTTCAGCTAAAGAGCGTCTGA
- the LOC111852131 gene encoding dickkopf-related protein 2-like isoform X3, translating to MNVSAINHGKRNSPVQVQPCGSDKECGVGSYCHAPPQGPARCAACRRRRKRCYSDGMCCPGSHCSHNICIAISESTLSSQITAPEDHNKYSTKGSIWKKTRRVKISFAKGHEGDPCLRSSDCADGYCCARHFWSKMCKPVLRQGEVCTRQRRKGSHGLELFQRCDCARNLTCAPWNDVAADSRSRLHVCQRP from the exons GTGCAGCCCTGCGGTAGTGATAAGGAGTGTGGCGTGGGAAGTTACTGCCATGCCCCCCCGCAGGGCCCCGCCCGCTGTGCTGCCTGCCGCAGGAGGAGGAAACGCTGCTACAGCGATGGCATGTGCTGCCCCGGAAGCCACTGCAGCCACA ATATCTGCATTGCCATCTCGGAGAGCACCCTGTCTTCCCAAATCACAGCACCGGAAGATCATAACAAGTATTCAACTAAAGGGAGCATCTGGAAAAAGACCAGAAGAGTGAAGATTTCCTTTGCCAAAG GCCACGAGGGCGACCCCTGCCTGCGCTCCTCGGACTGCGCAGACGGGTACTGCTGCGCCCGCCACTTCTGGAGCAAGATGTGCAAGCCGGTGCTGCGGCAGGGCGAGGTTTGCACACGCCAGCGCAGGAAGGGCTCCCACGGCCTTGAGCTCTTCCAGCGCTGCGACTGCGCCAGGAACCTCACCTGCGCGCCCTGGAATGACGTCGCCGCCGACTCCCGCTCACGGCTGCATGTTTGCCAGCGGCCATGA
- the LOC111852131 gene encoding dickkopf-related protein 2-like isoform X2 has protein sequence MNLSAINHGKGNSSVQVQPCGSDKECGVGSYCHAPPQGPARCAACRRRRKRCYSDGMCCPGSHCSHNICIAISESTLSSQITAPEDHNKYSTKGSIWKKTRRVKISFAKGHEGDPCLRSSDCADGYCCARHFWSKMCKPVLRQGEVCTRQRRKGSHGLELFQRCDCARNLTCAPWNDVAADSRSRLHVCQRP, from the exons GTGCAGCCCTGCGGTAGTGATAAGGAGTGTGGCGTGGGAAGTTACTGCCATGCCCCCCCGCAGGGCCCCGCCCGCTGTGCTGCCTGCCGCAGGAGGAGGAAACGCTGCTACAGCGATGGCATGTGCTGCCCCGGAAGCCACTGCAGCCACA ATATCTGCATTGCCATCTCGGAGAGCACCCTGTCTTCCCAAATCACAGCACCGGAAGATCATAACAAGTATTCAACTAAAGGGAGCATCTGGAAAAAGACCAGAAGAGTGAAGATTTCCTTTGCCAAAG GCCACGAGGGCGACCCCTGCCTGCGCTCCTCGGACTGCGCAGACGGGTACTGCTGCGCCCGCCACTTCTGGAGCAAGATGTGCAAGCCGGTGCTGCGGCAGGGCGAGGTTTGCACACGCCAGCGCAGGAAGGGCTCCCACGGCCTTGAGCTCTTCCAGCGCTGCGACTGCGCCAGGAACCTCACCTGCGCGCCCTGGAATGACGTCGCCGCCGACTCCCGCTCACGGCTGCATGTTTGCCAGCGGCCATGA